A stretch of Mucilaginibacter terrae DNA encodes these proteins:
- a CDS encoding glycoside hydrolase family 31 protein codes for MEDNIPPIEPIPESPAVKLIEQEEEVFQHVNNPVLGLKPIVKKYLAAPTGVVQKGNKFFITDGEATVEITVVTDEIIRVRLAPHSVFLEEFSYAVPKLESKVSVFHLYDEEAEYRISTSTVNCHISKKDFFVSFSDSQNHVTSADAVPMHWEENIQFGGYYVFGTKVCHTEEAFFGLGDKPTDLNLRGKRFVNWNTDAYSFAWNQDPIYRSIPFYISLNEGIAHGIFFDNTFKAHFDFGSEDRDKTSFWADGGELQYYYIHGPNMMDVVKRYHLLTGTHPMPPLWALGYHQCRWSYYPESKVMKVAKGFRENQIPCDGIYLDIDYMDGYRCFTWNRKYFPDPKKMIKELAADGFKTVVIIDPGIRVDDNYWVFKEGKEKRYFCRRCDDYFMEGHVWPGRCQFPDFTNPEVREWWGTLFDELVQLGVAGVWNDMNEPAVFGAGTFPDDVRHQYDGYRGSHRKAHNIYGMQMVRATYEGMRKLMKNKRPFTITRAGYSGVQRFTSVWTGDNVASWEHLRLGNVQCQRLSMSGIPFCGTDIGGFSGEPDGELFTRWIQMGTFSPFMRAHSAGDTKEREPWSFGEPYTAINRKFIELRYKLIPYLYSTFWEHHRYGFPILRPVVMQEQDEINNQARQDEFTYGDKILVCPVMEPGQISRNVYLPKGNWFGYWDNEPIEGGREIEVSTPLETIPLFVKAGSVIPEYPVMQYVGEKEIEEVKLNVYYSEAIANSFFFEDYGETFAYEQDIYSEKKFVVSGKPTSMTIEQSMEGLYTPRYENYHFNVAGLPFKPTKIIADGKEVTDFTFDDTLKLLDFKFTKNFKHIEIA; via the coding sequence ATGGAAGATAATATCCCCCCTATAGAGCCGATTCCCGAATCGCCTGCCGTTAAATTAATTGAGCAGGAAGAAGAAGTTTTTCAGCACGTAAATAACCCGGTACTGGGTTTAAAACCTATTGTAAAAAAATACCTGGCCGCTCCTACCGGTGTGGTACAAAAAGGGAATAAATTCTTTATTACCGATGGTGAGGCTACCGTAGAAATTACCGTTGTAACCGATGAGATCATCCGCGTGCGTTTAGCGCCTCACAGCGTTTTCCTCGAAGAGTTTTCGTACGCCGTGCCCAAGCTCGAGAGCAAGGTTTCGGTTTTCCATTTGTATGATGAAGAGGCAGAATACCGCATATCAACCAGTACGGTTAATTGCCACATTAGTAAAAAAGACTTCTTCGTATCATTCTCTGACAGCCAAAACCACGTAACCAGTGCCGATGCTGTGCCTATGCACTGGGAAGAAAACATTCAGTTTGGCGGATATTATGTTTTCGGCACCAAGGTTTGCCACACTGAGGAAGCATTTTTTGGTTTGGGCGATAAACCTACCGACCTTAACCTGCGCGGCAAACGCTTTGTAAACTGGAACACCGATGCTTACTCTTTTGCCTGGAACCAGGACCCTATTTACCGTAGCATACCTTTTTACATCAGCTTAAACGAAGGCATCGCACACGGTATTTTCTTTGATAATACCTTTAAAGCGCACTTTGATTTTGGCTCAGAGGACCGTGATAAAACCAGTTTTTGGGCCGATGGCGGCGAGCTGCAATACTATTATATACACGGCCCTAACATGATGGATGTGGTAAAACGCTACCATTTGTTAACCGGTACACATCCTATGCCGCCGCTTTGGGCACTGGGCTATCATCAATGCCGCTGGAGCTATTACCCCGAATCGAAGGTAATGAAGGTGGCCAAAGGCTTCCGCGAAAACCAAATCCCGTGTGATGGTATCTACCTCGACATTGACTACATGGACGGCTACCGTTGCTTTACCTGGAACCGCAAGTATTTTCCTGATCCTAAAAAGATGATCAAAGAGCTTGCCGCCGATGGTTTTAAAACCGTGGTAATTATTGACCCGGGTATACGTGTAGATGATAATTACTGGGTATTTAAAGAGGGTAAGGAGAAACGCTATTTTTGCCGCCGTTGCGATGATTACTTTATGGAGGGCCATGTATGGCCGGGCCGTTGCCAGTTCCCCGATTTTACCAACCCCGAGGTACGCGAATGGTGGGGAACCCTGTTTGACGAATTGGTACAATTAGGCGTTGCCGGTGTTTGGAACGATATGAACGAACCTGCCGTTTTCGGTGCAGGAACCTTCCCTGATGATGTGCGCCACCAGTACGATGGTTACCGTGGCTCGCACCGTAAGGCACACAATATATACGGTATGCAAATGGTACGCGCCACCTACGAGGGTATGCGCAAGCTAATGAAAAACAAGCGTCCGTTTACCATTACCCGTGCTGGTTACTCGGGCGTACAGCGCTTTACCTCGGTTTGGACGGGCGATAACGTGGCCTCGTGGGAACACCTGCGTTTGGGTAACGTGCAGTGCCAGCGCCTATCTATGTCGGGCATACCGTTTTGCGGTACCGATATTGGCGGCTTCAGTGGCGAGCCCGATGGCGAACTGTTTACCCGATGGATACAAATGGGCACTTTTTCGCCGTTTATGCGTGCGCACTCGGCCGGTGATACCAAGGAGCGCGAGCCGTGGAGCTTTGGTGAACCATATACCGCCATTAACCGTAAATTTATTGAGCTGCGCTACAAACTGATACCATACCTGTACTCTACTTTTTGGGAGCATCACCGCTATGGTTTTCCTATACTGCGCCCGGTGGTAATGCAGGAGCAGGACGAAATTAACAACCAGGCCCGCCAGGATGAATTTACCTACGGCGATAAAATTTTGGTTTGCCCGGTAATGGAACCTGGTCAAATTAGCCGTAATGTTTATTTGCCTAAAGGCAACTGGTTTGGGTACTGGGACAACGAACCGATTGAAGGCGGCCGGGAAATTGAAGTTTCCACCCCGTTAGAAACTATTCCGCTGTTTGTAAAAGCAGGTTCGGTTATACCCGAATACCCCGTAATGCAATACGTGGGCGAAAAGGAAATTGAAGAGGTTAAACTGAACGTTTATTACAGCGAGGCTATTGCCAACTCCTTCTTTTTTGAAGATTACGGCGAAACCTTTGCCTACGAGCAAGACATTTACTCCGAAAAGAAATTTGTAGTAAGCGGCAAGCCCACCAGCATGACCATTGAGCAAAGCATGGAAGGCCTTTATACCCCACGTTACGAAAACTATCATTTCAACGTTGCCGGCTTACCATTCAAGCCCACAAAAATTATAGCCGACGGTAAGGAAGTAACCGACTTTACTTTTGACGACACGCTAAAATTACTCGACTTTAAGTTTACCAAAAACTTTAAGCATATTGAAATAGCGTAG
- a CDS encoding endonuclease MutS2: MLYPDNSADKLGFTEVKELIKAHCLSVMGQQMVDKIQVMNNYDQIHKFLSQANEFKNILLNDAALPINNFYDIKTLANKVRLEGAFLSEEEFFQIQTSLTTVFAVIGYFNEREGQYTNLEALFEHLPIEKTILKKIDMVLDAKGKIRPNASRELQEITSGMSKAEQEARRKIDQIFKSASSNGWTADGSLTIRDGRLCIPLLAENKRKLKGFIHDESATGQTVYMEPEEVFTLNNRIRDLEFERRREIVKILTQLTDELRPYVPLLLSYHGLLTKLDFVRAKALFAIDIEAGMPAVVNEARFNLINARHPLLFLSFKKEQKSVVPLNVRIDEGVRIITVSGPNAGGKSVCMKTVGLLQMMVQAGLLIPADPSSTAGVFKQLFVDIGDDQSIESDLSTYSAHLSKMKHFVEMANGKTMILIDEFGTGTDPQFGGPIAEAVLESLNHKKVRGMVTTHYSNLKIFSSNTEGIENASMLFDNVQMKPLYQLEVGKPGSSYAFEIAQKIGLPPQVLSLAKNKISDGQKKVDTLLIDLEREKKEIYDTKVQLNRQQKRVDDLLAENEKLKNYLEENQRALIKDAKQQAKDIIINANKLVENTIAEIKSNQADKEKTRALRENLSREVQKNTIKTETTAAKQAADEEIKVGDWVKLTDTSTTGQVIEIAKDNIIIAIGDLRTVAKRKRVEKVSRKEVPKEIRRAGTSASSTSDMAGFSPEIDVRGMRGEDAIHAIEKLLDRAIMMSFGNLRIIHGKGDGILRKLIRGYLKKYNEVSHMEDEHPDRGGDGITYVYLK; encoded by the coding sequence ATGTTATATCCTGATAATAGTGCTGATAAGTTAGGTTTTACCGAAGTAAAGGAACTGATAAAAGCGCACTGCCTGAGCGTTATGGGCCAGCAAATGGTTGATAAAATTCAGGTGATGAATAATTACGACCAGATACACAAGTTTCTGAGTCAGGCAAACGAGTTTAAGAATATACTGCTAAATGATGCGGCGCTGCCCATCAATAATTTTTATGATATAAAAACTCTGGCCAACAAAGTTAGGTTGGAGGGGGCTTTTTTAAGTGAAGAAGAATTTTTCCAGATACAAACCTCACTAACTACCGTATTTGCGGTAATAGGCTACTTTAACGAGCGCGAAGGCCAATACACTAACCTCGAAGCCCTGTTTGAACACTTGCCTATCGAGAAAACTATCCTCAAAAAGATAGATATGGTGTTGGATGCTAAGGGCAAGATACGCCCCAATGCATCGCGCGAGTTGCAGGAAATTACTTCGGGCATGAGTAAAGCCGAGCAAGAAGCCCGTCGCAAAATTGACCAAATATTTAAAAGCGCCAGTTCAAACGGCTGGACGGCCGACGGATCATTAACCATACGCGACGGCCGTTTGTGTATTCCTTTACTGGCCGAAAACAAGCGTAAACTCAAAGGTTTTATCCATGATGAATCGGCCACGGGGCAAACCGTTTACATGGAGCCCGAGGAGGTTTTTACGCTCAACAACCGCATCCGCGATCTGGAGTTTGAGCGCCGCCGCGAAATTGTTAAAATACTCACCCAGCTAACCGACGAACTACGCCCGTATGTGCCGCTGTTGCTATCGTACCACGGCTTGCTAACCAAGCTTGATTTTGTACGTGCAAAAGCTCTGTTTGCAATTGATATTGAGGCGGGTATGCCAGCGGTGGTTAACGAAGCCCGATTTAATTTAATTAATGCCCGTCACCCGTTATTGTTCCTGAGCTTTAAGAAAGAGCAAAAATCGGTTGTACCGCTTAACGTGCGCATTGATGAGGGGGTGCGCATCATAACTGTATCGGGGCCTAATGCCGGTGGTAAATCGGTTTGTATGAAAACCGTGGGGTTATTGCAAATGATGGTACAGGCCGGCTTGCTTATCCCGGCTGATCCAAGTAGTACTGCAGGGGTATTTAAGCAATTGTTTGTAGATATAGGCGACGACCAGTCTATCGAGAGTGATTTAAGTACATACAGTGCACATTTGAGTAAAATGAAGCACTTTGTAGAGATGGCCAACGGCAAAACCATGATCCTGATAGATGAGTTTGGTACCGGTACCGACCCGCAGTTTGGCGGCCCAATTGCCGAAGCCGTACTCGAATCGCTCAACCATAAAAAGGTAAGGGGCATGGTAACTACACACTACTCAAACCTTAAAATATTTTCGAGTAATACAGAGGGTATCGAGAATGCTTCGATGCTGTTTGATAACGTGCAGATGAAACCGCTTTACCAATTAGAGGTGGGTAAGCCGGGCAGTTCGTATGCATTTGAAATTGCACAGAAAATTGGTTTGCCGCCGCAGGTACTTAGTTTGGCTAAAAATAAAATTAGTGATGGCCAGAAAAAGGTAGATACTCTTTTGATTGATTTAGAGCGCGAGAAAAAGGAGATATACGACACCAAAGTACAACTTAACCGCCAGCAAAAGCGTGTTGATGACCTGTTGGCCGAAAACGAAAAGCTTAAAAACTACCTCGAAGAAAATCAACGCGCTCTTATTAAAGATGCCAAACAGCAGGCTAAGGATATAATCATCAATGCCAACAAGCTGGTTGAAAATACCATTGCCGAAATAAAAAGCAATCAGGCCGATAAAGAGAAGACCCGTGCTCTACGCGAAAACCTTAGCCGAGAGGTACAGAAGAATACGATTAAAACAGAAACCACCGCTGCCAAACAAGCCGCCGATGAAGAAATAAAAGTAGGCGATTGGGTAAAGCTAACCGACACGAGTACCACGGGTCAGGTAATTGAAATTGCAAAAGACAATATCATTATAGCCATTGGCGATTTACGTACTGTAGCCAAGCGCAAACGAGTAGAAAAGGTATCGCGTAAAGAAGTTCCGAAGGAAATTCGACGTGCCGGCACAAGTGCATCATCAACCAGTGATATGGCAGGTTTTAGCCCTGAAATTGATGTGCGCGGTATGCGCGGAGAAGATGCCATTCATGCTATTGAAAAACTTTTAGACCGCGCTATAATGATGAGTTTTGGTAATCTGAGGATCATCCATGGCAAAGGCGATGGCATTTTACGAAAACTAATACGCGGCTATCTAAAAAAATACAACGAAGTAAGCCATATGGAAGACGAGCACCCGGACAGGGGTGGTGATGGTATTACCTATGTTTATTTGAAATAG
- a CDS encoding DUF4296 domain-containing protein yields the protein MRIYKVLFFLVPVILLAACKPGRPDGILSPKQMVPLLVDVHLVDGNLANVAQMPDSLFKYGFNQYDAVFKQHKTDSVQFKKSFAWYANEPDQLYEVYVKVTDILKAKSDSSLKVIAKADSLERVKQTKIMAAKAKKMADSVKKAEKRKNDSIAKTSKGKADLIRKKLKTDSVAKKQKTKVI from the coding sequence ATGCGTATATATAAAGTCTTGTTTTTTTTAGTGCCCGTTATTTTGCTGGCAGCATGTAAACCCGGCAGGCCCGATGGTATACTCAGTCCAAAGCAAATGGTGCCCCTGTTAGTTGATGTGCATTTGGTTGATGGAAACCTGGCTAATGTGGCTCAAATGCCCGATAGTTTATTTAAATATGGTTTCAACCAGTATGATGCCGTGTTTAAGCAGCATAAAACCGATAGTGTTCAATTTAAAAAGAGCTTTGCCTGGTACGCAAACGAGCCCGACCAACTGTACGAAGTTTATGTAAAAGTAACTGACATATTGAAAGCCAAAAGCGACTCGTCGTTAAAAGTGATAGCTAAAGCGGATTCGTTAGAGCGGGTTAAGCAAACTAAAATTATGGCGGCCAAGGCTAAAAAAATGGCCGACTCGGTAAAGAAGGCCGAGAAGCGTAAAAATGATTCGATTGCCAAAACCAGCAAAGGAAAGGCCGACTTGATACGTAAAAAGCTGAAGACAGATAGTGTCGCCAAAAAACAAAAAACGAAAGTTATATAA
- a CDS encoding YggS family pyridoxal phosphate-dependent enzyme — translation MSITDNINSVKRELDKVSVTLVAVSKTKPVSDIQEAYNAGQRIFGENQVQELVEKHEALPKDIEWHLVGHLQTNKVKYIAPFISLIQSVDSLKLLQEINKHAEKNKRVIDCLLQVYIADEETKYGLGFDEVIELLRSEEFAQLKNIRLRGLMGIATNTDSEKQIKEEFYELDTFFDGITQSYFRKEDSFDTLSMGMSSDYRIAIEQGSTMVRLGSTIFGDRVYAAPAHIKGDKFTKSSNEENNQEEA, via the coding sequence ATGAGCATTACCGATAATATTAATAGTGTTAAACGCGAACTTGATAAGGTTAGTGTAACCCTGGTTGCAGTGTCTAAAACCAAGCCAGTAAGTGACATCCAAGAGGCTTACAATGCAGGTCAGCGCATTTTTGGCGAAAACCAGGTGCAGGAGTTGGTAGAAAAGCATGAAGCCTTACCTAAAGACATTGAATGGCATTTGGTTGGGCACCTGCAAACCAATAAGGTTAAATACATAGCACCTTTCATCAGTCTAATTCAGTCGGTTGATAGTTTGAAATTGCTTCAGGAGATCAATAAACATGCTGAGAAAAATAAACGGGTAATTGACTGCCTGTTACAGGTTTATATTGCCGACGAAGAAACTAAATACGGCTTAGGATTTGATGAGGTGATTGAACTTTTACGCTCGGAAGAATTTGCCCAGTTGAAAAACATTCGCCTACGCGGCCTTATGGGTATTGCCACTAATACTGATAGTGAAAAGCAGATTAAAGAAGAGTTTTATGAATTAGATACATTTTTTGACGGCATTACGCAAAGCTATTTCAGGAAAGAGGATAGTTTTGACACGCTATCGATGGGTATGTCGAGCGACTATAGAATTGCCATTGAGCAAGGCAGCACCATGGTGCGTTTAGGTAGCACAATTTTTGGCGACCGGGTATACGCAGCACCTGCGCACATTAAAGGAGATAAGTTTACCAAGTCTTCAAACGAAGAAAATAATCAGGAAGAGGCCTAA
- a CDS encoding GNAT family N-acetyltransferase has product MKAHLRVARKQDCPRLLELIKELAIFERAPQEVTVSLEHFEEAGFGAKPVWKAFVVEVDNFIVGFALYYVRYSTWKGSRLYLEDLIVTEVMRGRGIGKMLFNRMIQEARELGYNGMTWQVLDWNEPAIKFYKKYEAGLEAGWLNASLTTEQILNYKL; this is encoded by the coding sequence ATGAAAGCACATTTAAGAGTAGCCCGCAAGCAAGATTGCCCGCGTTTACTGGAATTGATAAAAGAGTTGGCAATATTTGAACGTGCCCCGCAGGAAGTAACCGTTTCCCTTGAGCATTTTGAGGAAGCTGGCTTTGGTGCCAAACCAGTTTGGAAAGCATTTGTTGTAGAGGTTGATAATTTTATAGTTGGCTTTGCGCTGTATTATGTTCGTTACTCAACATGGAAAGGCAGCCGTCTTTACCTGGAAGACCTTATTGTGACCGAGGTAATGCGAGGAAGAGGCATAGGCAAAATGTTGTTTAACCGAATGATACAGGAGGCCCGCGAATTAGGCTATAACGGTATGACCTGGCAGGTACTTGACTGGAACGAACCAGCTATAAAATTTTATAAAAAGTACGAAGCAGGTTTAGAGGCCGGTTGGCTCAATGCTTCATTAACAACCGAGCAGATACTTAATTATAAGTTATGA
- a CDS encoding DUF3298 and DUF4163 domain-containing protein gives MNAKHLLLIAAIGASVTACTNGKSTSLKPDVWQDTLTYQFKTVNAKADDCAGKPDSACTTIKFKYPAFDNQPLLNDTVVNGLATLLDKQKGIAGLQRLAWQFLQDYKDFKKQNPTSPAFFELDSKVNIIRQDSSLIGLEYNGYQYTGGAHGATLIRYLNWDVTAKKKLLLNDIFKPGYEAEINKIAEKIFRKQENLSETASLADNYFFKDAKFSLNQNFLITPIGIKFLYNQYEIKPYAAGQTSLEIPYEQIKTLLKPGTVTARYTQE, from the coding sequence ATGAACGCAAAACATTTATTACTGATAGCCGCAATTGGAGCAAGTGTGACCGCCTGTACAAATGGTAAGAGTACCTCACTAAAACCCGATGTGTGGCAAGACACCCTCACCTATCAGTTTAAAACGGTAAACGCAAAAGCCGATGATTGTGCGGGCAAGCCCGATAGCGCCTGTACCACGATAAAATTTAAATATCCTGCGTTTGATAACCAGCCCCTGCTTAATGATACTGTGGTTAATGGTTTGGCTACATTACTCGATAAGCAAAAAGGCATTGCCGGTTTACAGCGTTTAGCCTGGCAGTTTTTACAGGATTATAAAGACTTTAAAAAGCAAAATCCAACATCTCCTGCGTTTTTTGAGTTAGATAGTAAAGTAAATATTATACGCCAGGATAGCAGCTTAATTGGCTTAGAGTATAATGGCTACCAATATACCGGTGGAGCACATGGCGCTACCTTAATACGCTACCTTAACTGGGATGTTACGGCTAAAAAGAAGCTATTACTGAACGATATTTTTAAACCCGGTTACGAGGCAGAGATTAATAAAATTGCCGAAAAAATATTCCGTAAGCAGGAAAACCTGAGTGAGACTGCTTCACTGGCTGATAATTACTTCTTTAAAGATGCAAAGTTCAGCCTTAATCAGAACTTTTTGATTACGCCCATAGGTATTAAGTTTTTGTACAACCAGTATGAAATTAAGCCCTATGCCGCAGGTCAAACCAGTTTAGAGATCCCTTACGAACAAATTAAAACATTGCTGAAACCCGGAACGGTTACAGCCCGATATACTCAAGAATAA
- a CDS encoding aspartate kinase: MLVFKFGGASVKDAAGVANLAHVVQKYAHEQLLIVVSAMGKTTNALEKLAKAYFNHADDVHELYEEVKQYHYTIMHQLFEDGHPVFDEVNNTFVEIDWMLEDEPVDTYDFIYDQLVSVGELLSTRIVNAYLAQTGLNSKWLDVRGYIHTDNTYREGTVDWDKTSANIQAEIPGMLSKNIVVTQGFLGGTSENFTTTLGREGSDYTASIFAACLQAQSVTTWKDVPGVLNADPKIFQDTVKFDELSYTEAMEMTYYGATVIHPKTIKPLQNAGIPLLVKPFGNPDAPGTRICETANQQFAKAIIIIKQNQVLVSVSSKDHSFISENILSKVYQLFAQNQVKINLLQTSALSLSVCFDLVEERFEKLLSQLNQEFNVKYNSALELITLRHYEPEVLKQLTEGKKVLLEQTSRNTAQVVVAIN; encoded by the coding sequence ATGCTGGTATTTAAGTTTGGAGGCGCATCAGTTAAAGATGCTGCCGGAGTTGCCAATTTAGCCCATGTGGTGCAAAAGTATGCGCATGAGCAATTGCTCATTGTGGTATCGGCCATGGGTAAAACCACCAACGCGTTAGAAAAACTGGCTAAAGCATATTTCAACCATGCTGATGATGTGCATGAACTTTACGAAGAAGTAAAGCAATATCACTACACCATTATGCACCAACTGTTTGAAGATGGGCACCCGGTGTTTGATGAAGTGAACAATACTTTTGTGGAGATTGACTGGATGCTGGAGGATGAGCCGGTTGATACGTATGATTTTATTTATGACCAGCTGGTATCAGTAGGTGAATTACTTTCAACCCGAATAGTTAACGCTTACCTGGCACAAACCGGGCTTAACAGCAAATGGCTGGATGTACGTGGCTATATTCACACCGATAATACCTACCGCGAGGGCACCGTGGATTGGGATAAAACCAGCGCCAACATTCAGGCCGAAATTCCGGGCATGCTGAGCAAAAACATCGTGGTAACACAAGGTTTTTTAGGCGGAACATCTGAAAACTTTACCACCACGCTGGGACGTGAAGGTTCGGACTACACGGCATCTATATTTGCAGCATGTTTACAAGCCCAATCTGTTACCACCTGGAAAGATGTTCCCGGTGTACTGAATGCCGATCCTAAAATTTTTCAAGATACCGTAAAATTCGACGAGCTATCGTACACCGAGGCTATGGAGATGACCTACTATGGAGCTACGGTTATTCACCCGAAAACCATAAAACCGTTGCAAAATGCAGGTATACCGCTACTGGTAAAACCATTTGGCAATCCTGATGCACCCGGGACCCGTATTTGTGAAACGGCTAATCAGCAGTTTGCAAAAGCAATTATCATTATTAAGCAAAATCAGGTATTGGTATCAGTATCGTCTAAAGACCATTCCTTTATTTCTGAAAACATCCTAAGCAAGGTATATCAACTGTTTGCTCAAAATCAGGTAAAAATAAACCTACTGCAAACATCGGCCCTAAGCCTGTCGGTGTGCTTTGATTTAGTTGAGGAACGGTTTGAAAAACTTTTAAGTCAGCTTAACCAGGAGTTTAACGTAAAATACAATAGCGCGCTCGAATTGATTACCTTGCGCCACTACGAACCAGAAGTGCTTAAACAATTAACTGAAGGCAAGAAGGTTTTGTTAGAACAAACCAGCCGAAATACGGCTCAGGTAGTGGTAGCTATAAATTAA
- a CDS encoding tetratricopeptide repeat-containing sensor histidine kinase produces the protein MPLLRFVLLILLVLNLTYGSVKAQPAASLPAVSHNNALTIADYDKLVKRYRYSKPDSATFFAKQAIALAQKTNDLNGYAMMLNHLGMIDDNLGEFDASKLKYMEALAMYRKKKNAVGEAAIIIRLGVVELRKGNYDKAIGYFLRSLEVAERSNNMPGKMEAYLTVAEGYVGQRKFDVALKYLNIAEGINQTIPFSNLSLNIYNNYGIIYRELGIDEKAKAYLEKGIALSDVPQYQGLNITLTNNLAKVYNKEGNKNKSIQLQKEALTKARKIQNYLREFQTLTGLGDTYGALNAKQAIYYFKQALELVREKGAHKQEIEVLSRLADLYKSQRNFEAALLMKEQQNALADSFFYKNMAKQVVSLQSDYELYKSNARVSALKLENTRQKLESKIYVGLSAACVLIIGVVGYNFYRSRKLNRLLNQANNSLEESNNVKDKLFSVLAHDLRTPFASVIDLMFLLEDEDIEPAERIMLVKKITAASNVSLETLNMLLKWGEMQLNGVRLNSMIVEPKQAIARVVDLITANADKKRITILDKVVDNMAITVDPNHFEFIVRNLLANAVKFTASGGVVIIDAEVSYKASEVIFSITDNGVGIKPERIARLFNVGNASTKGTHNETGTSLGLVMCKEFIDLNKGCIWVESEVNKGSTFYFALPLFKVTVPGLPVNLPDAKASSANI, from the coding sequence ATGCCCCTGTTGAGATTTGTGCTATTGATTTTACTGGTGCTTAACCTTACTTATGGTTCGGTAAAAGCACAACCTGCCGCTTCTTTGCCGGCAGTATCGCACAATAATGCCCTCACCATTGCTGATTACGATAAACTGGTAAAACGGTATAGGTACTCCAAACCCGATTCGGCTACTTTTTTTGCTAAACAAGCTATCGCTCTCGCTCAAAAAACTAATGATTTAAATGGCTATGCCATGATGCTTAATCATTTGGGCATGATTGATGATAACCTGGGCGAATTTGATGCTTCGAAATTGAAGTATATGGAAGCGTTAGCAATGTACCGCAAAAAGAAGAATGCAGTAGGCGAAGCTGCTATCATCATTCGTTTGGGCGTGGTAGAGCTACGTAAAGGAAATTATGATAAAGCAATAGGCTATTTTCTTCGCTCTTTAGAAGTTGCCGAACGCAGTAACAATATGCCGGGCAAAATGGAGGCTTACCTTACAGTTGCCGAGGGATATGTTGGCCAACGCAAATTTGATGTTGCTTTAAAATACCTCAATATTGCCGAAGGCATTAATCAAACTATTCCGTTTTCAAATCTTTCTCTCAATATTTACAACAATTACGGTATCATTTACCGCGAGTTGGGTATAGACGAAAAGGCAAAAGCTTACCTTGAAAAAGGTATTGCGCTAAGCGATGTGCCACAATATCAGGGACTAAATATTACGCTAACTAATAACCTGGCTAAGGTTTATAATAAGGAAGGCAATAAAAACAAGTCCATCCAACTGCAAAAAGAAGCGTTAACTAAAGCCCGCAAAATACAGAACTATTTGCGCGAGTTTCAAACCCTTACCGGTTTGGGCGATACCTACGGAGCCTTAAACGCCAAACAAGCCATATACTACTTTAAACAGGCATTGGAGTTAGTGCGAGAAAAAGGTGCCCATAAGCAGGAAATTGAAGTTTTAAGCCGCCTGGCCGACCTTTATAAATCTCAACGTAATTTTGAAGCAGCATTGCTCATGAAAGAGCAGCAAAATGCGTTAGCAGATAGTTTCTTTTATAAGAACATGGCTAAGCAAGTAGTTAGCTTACAATCTGATTATGAGCTTTATAAATCAAATGCACGTGTTAGTGCCCTTAAATTAGAAAACACCCGCCAAAAGCTTGAATCTAAAATTTATGTAGGGTTAAGTGCTGCCTGTGTATTAATAATAGGGGTGGTTGGCTACAACTTTTATCGTAGCCGCAAACTTAACAGATTGCTTAACCAGGCTAACAACAGTTTGGAAGAGTCAAATAATGTTAAGGATAAACTATTTTCGGTTTTAGCGCACGATTTGCGTACCCCATTTGCATCTGTGATAGATTTAATGTTTTTACTGGAGGATGAAGACATTGAGCCAGCCGAACGAATTATGCTGGTTAAAAAAATTACTGCTGCCAGCAACGTATCATTAGAAACCCTGAATATGTTACTTAAATGGGGCGAAATGCAGCTAAATGGTGTACGCCTTAACAGCATGATCGTGGAACCTAAGCAAGCCATAGCACGCGTTGTGGACCTGATAACCGCTAATGCCGATAAAAAGCGGATAACCATTCTTGATAAAGTTGTTGATAATATGGCTATCACTGTGGACCCTAATCATTTTGAGTTTATAGTGCGTAACCTGCTTGCCAATGCGGTTAAATTTACGGCGTCGGGAGGTGTGGTGATTATTGATGCTGAGGTTAGTTATAAAGCATCGGAGGTGATATTTTCGATTACTGATAATGGAGTGGGCATAAAGCCTGAGCGTATTGCAAGGCTTTTTAATGTTGGTAATGCCAGTACTAAAGGTACCCATAATGAAACGGGTACCAGTTTAGGCCTGGTAATGTGTAAAGAATTTATCGACCTTAATAAGGGCTGTATTTGGGTAGAAAGTGAAGTGAACAAAGGTTCAACCTTCTATTTTGCGCTCCCTCTATTTAAAGTTACCGTACCGGGCTTACCTGTCAATTTACCCGATGCTAAGGCAAGCAGCGCCAATATTTAA